caggaaaattatttacacatggtgtatatgAGCCGTATACAGTTATATGGCCCGTATGGAATGTaaaaaactgacaaagtctgctggcacagactttgttagttttatttcattctatacgggccgtataactgtatatgACTCGTATACACTATGTGTAAATAAGTTTTTGCCATGTATTAATATGAGTACCCTTTGATAATTTAAGATGGAGTTTAGAACGTTAACTAAAGTGTGTTTTCATTCATTGATTGGTTATTGGTTTAGTTTCATCGTCTCTTTTAAATTTTGGTCGACCAACCATAAAATTTCCAAACAATAAACAATTTGGGGTCTGGTTTTTATCATACTGGACCGGACcgtatatttatattatattaggtGTAATTCATTATTTAAATTGGCATTTGGATTTATTGAATTAATATATGTGGCAGTGATTATTTAGTTTATTGATGTGGATATGGGATCAATTTGAAGTGTAAATGGGCTGTcgacttttttttttaaagaaaaaaaaaacacgggCCAAATGATTATTAGGTAAGCTATTTGTTAGAAGCCAATGATTTCTATAAGGGTATCATATTTTggtattttttatttgtttttcttaaatatTCAAATTAACATACGTACCAAATAGCAACACCACCATTTATATGAAAAGATCCCTTCAAagtacaaaataaaaaaataaacgaTTAGTCATGACTTGGTTTGGTCACTATTTATTATATTGTAGTTTAGTTTCGAATTATAAAGATAAAAAACTACTACTAACGGTTGACTCACTATTTGACCTAATAACCTTTAAAACTAGGCCGTAAACACCTATAATGATGTTATTGTACCATAAATCATACTTCCAATAATTTGTCATTTaaacagtggcggatccaggaacaTTTTTCACTGGGTTCACTTTTTTAGATACTCCAATTTCATGTAACTGAACATAAATAATTTCGGGTCGGTTCGATAGTTCGGGTCGGGTAAGGTTCATCACATAATAAAAGTACGATACAATGATGAAAAGAAAATCGtcattagaaatttaaaaacacaatatAAAATATGATAGTCTTTACAAATAAAAAAACTACCTAAAATTGTTGACGACgagttttcatcttttgaaaaCATTGCATTACACTCTCAACGGAAACTTGTTGTAAGAACTCCTTTTCAATGTAACAAATGCAAGAATCGTTCATGTATCCATCACCCATCCTATTACGCAATTCTGTCTTCACAAGCTTCATTGAAGAAAACCTCCTTCCAACACTAGCCGTTGCAACCGGTAAAACTAGTGACAACTTTATTAAACGATAGACCAACTGATACTCAATGTGTTTCCTTGTTTCCACTATCCTTTTGGCAAGATCACTAACCCCATTCAGGTTATCAAACCGACTATCTCTTTTCATATTAGAAATGTAGTGGCCGAGTTCATCGATAAGCTTATCTTTTTCATCAAAAGTAAAATTATACGGATACATTTCGGCCAACTTTAGCAAGTTTAGTTTATTAAAGGAACTAAAATTATCACGCGGGCTCAAAGAACTCATACACGTAAGCAAGTTAGTGGTTACCTCGGTAAACCGGTTTCCAAGCTCTTGAATTTGCATGTCGAGAACCGTGTTGAAATTATTGACCACAAAATGATGACGATTGGTGATGTTGGTCTTTCTTATTCTGTTTTTCGGGTCAACATACTCATCTTCCATGTTAATCATCTCAATATCATACTTGTCACAAAAGGATGTGACATCTTTTAAAAGGATGTGACACTTTAAATCAACCACCATATGCAACTTTGCCAttgtacatatatatacacacatattatttatatatataatggtTGCCAGGTTTGCAATGCCAACTAAAAGGGTTCAAAAGTTTGGAGTTTTGCATTTTATGACCAATAATTCGATACAAATCTTACAAATCAATTAATTCGTATATAATATAACAAACTGTAATCATTTATCACTGAGATGATGAATGATAATCAATTAATTCGTAGAAAACAAACAGATATAAAACTAACTGTAATCACGGAGGCGGAGGCGGAGCAGCCGGAGGCGAAGGCGGCGGAGCAGCCGGAGGGCGGAGGCGGACTGGCGGAGCTACTGCCTGCTGATGTTGTTTGAACTTGTGTCTGTTCGCTGCTTCTTTGTGTTTGTGTGCGGCGTATGTTTGATATAACCCTAAATGGGTTTTAATGTTTTATTACTTTAAAGAAACAAAATTAAAAGAGAAATTAAAAAAAACGGACAAAAAAATGCGGCGTATGTTTGATATAACAATTGTTGGAACAACTATTAACACAACAAATGCTACAATAACTGTTGTTGCTTAGGTATcacttcatgtacttgaaaactaTGTGTAATATGCAAACTATATTGTTAATAGATCAAGTTGCTGACCATGAAAGAAAATTTTCACAAACAAAAAAATTGAGTATGAAAAAACTACAAGAAAAAGGATTAcaaatgtgacaccccaggaaaaccagtgaacgatataactcaCCTAAGCtctctcagtgagtgcgtaccaaatttcgggacgaaatttctttttagttggggatactgtgacaacacgTAATTCGAatctactttgtgtaacgttacgtgcttacgtgaactatgTAAATTGAATGAatgtatgaatgttatgttttattatatgtgaatgtgtgtatatatacaagTGATCCGACCGCACAAGACTCACGAACGCACAACACTTACTTAaacgcacaaggccatttgggccaCACCCTTGTAATCGGATCTTAAGGGCGGCCCATTGAGGGGTCCGGCCCACCTCTCTTATACGTATAACACACACATGAGGGAGTTGCCCTCTAATTGTTACAAAACACATTACactcacaaaaccctagctctttcTCTCTTCTCAAACCGACGACAACCGAAGATCATTGTGCTCGGATCACCCTCTTGTTGGATCATTCTCGTTATCATtcctctaaccggttagtgtttaacGAATTTTGTTTGTTAGATAGTATTGGTTGCCATGATGTTATGGGATAACTAGGGTTCTTGTTATGAATATTGAATGGTTCTTGACGTGGTAATAATCTTATGATTCGGGTTGCATGTTATTGATTTAGAACCGTGTAGTTGTTAATCGGATCTGCATATTGTTGTTTTAGAAACGAATGCTTGTTAATCGGTTGTATGTATGTGTAATCGGATTGAATCATAAGAGTTGATTAGATCGTTGTTCATGTTATAATTTGGTTAGGGTTTATGTGGATTGTTGGTAACAACCTTGGTTGATCGAGATCTAGCACGTTTTGAAATTAattagttgttgattgataatcACATGTTTGGAAACTATTGATTGATTGAAACCGATTGACTGTTAATTGATTAGAATGTAAACTGGAAATTTGTTAAATGCTTGTAACCGAATAAGCATGATATCCGGAAATTAAAATgtatcgcacaagacttcttggtcgTACAAGAAGTCCATTCGCACAAGGGGACCTGATCGCACAAGCggtccccagtcgcacaaggatCATTGAGTCGCACAAGTTGTTTGGGCCACACCCCCACATGTTAAATGCTGATATGCTGtttgggccggacaagcccaaaCTGCCAAACCGCACAACCCAACTCAATCGTACAACccaatccggatcgcacaagcctTTTACATTGGGCCGAGTATTTTATGTTTGGACTTATTTGATGTCGGGCTTAATTATAGTTGGGCCGGGACTTGTTGGATCGTACAACATGTTGTgggtcgcacaacatgttgggccgattacttttGGGCTTAGACTTttaaatcgcacaagttgaatgtATTGCTTGACTGTTAAAATGTTGCCATAATCTATTCGTGcatgtaacgtgttaacttgtgtgaaacctatgtgcattacttgagtcaaaacctgacttgtatggtaaccctgttaggacgtggttgaccacccttagttcaagaaccttttgtgtttcttaccgagcaaaccaaggtgagttcactgcacttttctaagcatgcgtcccggtgggttGGGACATCTAGTAAACCATTGGAAGGGAATGTTGGGTAAACgattaaactgggatgttggttattgaacacagaaTCAATCATCTACCGgcttgcctgtaaggcaatggggtaattagttgatagcgctattaggtttggcaccctcacaccgggccgtaaggacgggcgtgaactaattacttgGACATCTTGAAAACACaccgcggatataagacctcctacagcttgtcaaggttgtttgataccttgactttgaccgatgcctggttatgggcattggggttaggcattcccatcattgacgctacATACGGTACTGTAATCAAGTTAATAACAACATCTGAAACAAAACGACGAGTTGACTTAACAAACATttggtaacttcacacgtaaacaaaactttgaactcaccagcgtagtctgacacacttgtctacatgcttgcaggtcgttagataacttgacatggacttgctatctgggagtgctggagtggtcatggatcgaaacCCTTGGACACTTAACATATCACTATGAACTTATGATTCTGAACAATCAACTGATaatttacattatgcttccgctggatATTTAAATTGGTTTGAAACCCTTATGTTGGGAATTATTTATTATGAAATGGGATGTTTGTTTACATATTTATTACTGGTGCAActtgattggt
The sequence above is drawn from the Helianthus annuus cultivar XRQ/B chromosome 12, HanXRQr2.0-SUNRISE, whole genome shotgun sequence genome and encodes:
- the LOC110893434 gene encoding uncharacterized protein LOC110893434, encoding MAKLHMVVDLKCHILLKDVTSFCDKYDIEMINMEDEYVDPKNRIRKTNITNRHHFVVNNFNTVLDMQIQELGNRFTEVTTNLLTCMSSLSPRDNFSSFNKLNLLKLAEMYPYNFTFDEKDKLIDELGHYISNMKRDSRFDNLNGVSDLAKRIVETRKHIEYQLVYRLIKLSLVLPVATASVGRRFSSMKLVKTELRNRMGDGYMNDSCICYIEKEFLQQVSVESVMQCFQKMKTRRQQF